In the Pseudoliparis swirei isolate HS2019 ecotype Mariana Trench chromosome 21, NWPU_hadal_v1, whole genome shotgun sequence genome, one interval contains:
- the LOC130212256 gene encoding endophilin-A1-like isoform X4 → MEKKVDVTSRAVLDIMTKTTEYLQPNPASRAKLSMINTMSKIRGQEKGPGYPQAESVLGDAMLRFGRELGEESSFGLALVDASEAMKELGEVKDALDMEVKQNFIDPLQNLHDKDLKEIQHHLKKMEGRRLDFDYKKKRQGKGQDDELKQALEKFDESKEVAEQSMFNLLESDIEQVSQLAALVQAQLEYHSRSAQILQQLSSKMEDRIKEVSAKPRKEYVPKPRTVLELLPPSESHNGGIHSAKSPGRSPAPLDQPCCRALYDFEPENEGELGFKEADVITLTNQIDDNWYEGMINGQSGFFPISYVDILVPLPH, encoded by the exons ATGGAAAAG AAGGTGGACGTCACCAGCAGAGCGGTGTTGGACATCATGACCAAAACCACCGAGTACCTGCAGCCCAACCCAG CGTCCAGAGCCAAGCTGAGCATGATCAACACCATGTCCAAGATCCGCGGGCAGGAGAAGGGACCCGGGTACCCGCAGGCCGAGAGCGTCCTGGGGGACGCCATGCTGAGGTTCGGACGGGAGTTGGGGGAGGAGTCTAGCTTCG GTTTGGCGCTGGTCGATGCCAGCGAGGCGATGAAGGAGCTCGGGGAGGTGAAAGACGCTCTGGACATGGAGGTCAAGCAGAACTTCATCGACCCGCTGCAGAACCTCCACGACAAAGACCTCAAGGAGATACAG CACCACCTGAAGAAGATGGAGGGCCGCCGCCTGGACTTCGACTACAAGAAGAAGCGCCAGGGCAAAGGTCAGGACGACGAGCTGAAGCAGGCGCTGGAGAAGTTCGACGAGAGCAAAGAGGTGGCGGAGCAGAGCATGTTCaacctgctggagagcgac ATAGAGCAGGTGAGCCAGCTGGCGGCACTGGTTCAAGCCCAGTTGGAGTACCACAGCCGCTCCGCCCAAATCCTCCAGCAGCTCTCCAGTAAGATGGAGGACAG GATAAAAGAAGTGTCCGCTAAACCGAGGAAGGAGTACGTTCCGAAACCCCGAACGGTCCTGGAGCTGCTGCCCCCCAGCGAGAGCCACAACGGAGGGATCCACTCGGCCAAGTCGCCCGGAAGATCACCAG CCCCGTTGGACCAGCCCTGTTGCCGAGCGCTCTACGACTTTGAACCAGAGAACGAAGGCGAGCTGGGCTTCAAAGAGGCCGACGTCATCACCCTGACCAATCAGATCGATGACAACTGGTACGAGGGCATGATCAACGGTCAGTCGGGCTTCTTCCCCATCAGCTACGTGGATATCCTGGTGCCGCTCCCTCATTAG
- the LOC130212256 gene encoding endophilin-A1-like isoform X3, with amino-acid sequence MEKKVDVTSRAVLDIMTKTTEYLQPNPASRAKLSMINTMSKIRGQEKGPGYPQAESVLGDAMLRFGRELGEESSFGLALVDASEAMKELGEVKDALDMEVKQNFIDPLQNLHDKDLKEIQHHLKKMEGRRLDFDYKKKRQGKGQDDELKQALEKFDESKEVAEQSMFNLLESDIEQVSQLAALVQAQLEYHSRSAQILQQLSSKMEDRIKEVSAKPRKEYVPKPRTVLELLPPSESHNGGIHSAKSPGRSPGRETPLDQPCCRALYDFEPENEGELGFKEADVITLTNQIDDNWYEGMINGQSGFFPISYVDILVPLPH; translated from the exons ATGGAAAAG AAGGTGGACGTCACCAGCAGAGCGGTGTTGGACATCATGACCAAAACCACCGAGTACCTGCAGCCCAACCCAG CGTCCAGAGCCAAGCTGAGCATGATCAACACCATGTCCAAGATCCGCGGGCAGGAGAAGGGACCCGGGTACCCGCAGGCCGAGAGCGTCCTGGGGGACGCCATGCTGAGGTTCGGACGGGAGTTGGGGGAGGAGTCTAGCTTCG GTTTGGCGCTGGTCGATGCCAGCGAGGCGATGAAGGAGCTCGGGGAGGTGAAAGACGCTCTGGACATGGAGGTCAAGCAGAACTTCATCGACCCGCTGCAGAACCTCCACGACAAAGACCTCAAGGAGATACAG CACCACCTGAAGAAGATGGAGGGCCGCCGCCTGGACTTCGACTACAAGAAGAAGCGCCAGGGCAAAGGTCAGGACGACGAGCTGAAGCAGGCGCTGGAGAAGTTCGACGAGAGCAAAGAGGTGGCGGAGCAGAGCATGTTCaacctgctggagagcgac ATAGAGCAGGTGAGCCAGCTGGCGGCACTGGTTCAAGCCCAGTTGGAGTACCACAGCCGCTCCGCCCAAATCCTCCAGCAGCTCTCCAGTAAGATGGAGGACAG GATAAAAGAAGTGTCCGCTAAACCGAGGAAGGAGTACGTTCCGAAACCCCGAACGGTCCTGGAGCTGCTGCCCCCCAGCGAGAGCCACAACGGAGGGATCCACTCGGCCAAGTCGCCCGGAAGATCACCAGGTAGGGAGA CCCCGTTGGACCAGCCCTGTTGCCGAGCGCTCTACGACTTTGAACCAGAGAACGAAGGCGAGCTGGGCTTCAAAGAGGCCGACGTCATCACCCTGACCAATCAGATCGATGACAACTGGTACGAGGGCATGATCAACGGTCAGTCGGGCTTCTTCCCCATCAGCTACGTGGATATCCTGGTGCCGCTCCCTCATTAG
- the LOC130212240 gene encoding acidic leucine-rich nuclear phosphoprotein 32 family member B-like: MDMKKRVSLELRHRSPTEVQELVLDNCRSGEGKIEGITEEFSNLELLSLINVGLTSVGDIPKLDKLKKLELSDNRISGGLEVLAERLVSLTHLNLSGNKFKDISTLEPLKKLPQLKSLDLFNCEVTNLADYRESIFKLLPQLTYLDGYDIDDCEASDSDGEGDGVEDEEGLEGESEEEEDEEDIVAEEEDDDDDSNEEEDGEVNGDVDSEDDDEEDDDDDDEDSSPAKGEKRKRDPEDEEEEGEDDD; the protein is encoded by the exons ATGGACATGAAGAAGAGGGTCTCCTTAGAGCTGAGGCACCGGTCGCCGACAGAA GTCCAGGAGCTGGTGCTGGACAACTGTCGCTCCGGAGAAGGGAAGATTGAAGGAATCACAGAAGAGTTCTCCAACCTGGAGCTGCTCAGCCTCATCAACGTGGGCCTCACCAGCGTGGGAGACATCCCCAAGCTGGACAAGCTCAAGAAG ttGGAGTTGAGTGACAACCGTATCTCCGGCGGTCTGGAGGTTCTGGCCGAGCGGCTGGTCAGCCTGACGCACCTCAACCTGAGCGGAAACAAGTTCAAAGACATCAGCACCCTGGAGCCGCTG AAAAAGCTCCCCCAGCTGAAGAGCCTCGACCTCTTCAACTGCGAGGTCACCAACCTGGCCGACTACCGCGAGTCCATCtttaagctcctcccacagctCACCTACCTGGACGGGTACGACATCGACGACTGCGAGGCGTCCGACTCCGATGGCGAGGGGGACGGCGTGGAGGACGAAGAGGGgctgg AGGGcgagtcggaggaggaggaagacgaggaggacatCGTGGCcgaagaggaggacgacgatGACGATAGTaacgaggaggag GACGGGGAGGTGAACGGAGACGTGGACAGCGAGGACGACGATGAGGAAGATGACGACGATGACG ACGAGGACTCGTCTCCGGccaaaggagagaagaggaagagggaccctgaagacgaggaggaggagggtgaagatGATGATTAA
- the LOC130212256 gene encoding endophilin-A1-like isoform X1, which translates to MEKKVDVTSRAVLDIMTKTTEYLQPNPASRAKLSMINTMSKIRGQEKGPGYPQAESVLGDAMLRFGRELGEESSFGLALVDASEAMKELGEVKDALDMEVKQNFIDPLQNLHDKDLKEIQHHLKKMEGRRLDFDYKKKRQGKGQDDELKQALEKFDESKEVAEQSMFNLLESDIEQVSQLAALVQAQLEYHSRSAQILQQLSSKMEDRIKEVSAKPRKEYVPKPRTVLELLPPSESHNGGIHSAKSPGRSPGRESFKTWSIDFYTTRGVAPCSSPPRVSAPLDQPCCRALYDFEPENEGELGFKEADVITLTNQIDDNWYEGMINGQSGFFPISYVDILVPLPH; encoded by the exons ATGGAAAAG AAGGTGGACGTCACCAGCAGAGCGGTGTTGGACATCATGACCAAAACCACCGAGTACCTGCAGCCCAACCCAG CGTCCAGAGCCAAGCTGAGCATGATCAACACCATGTCCAAGATCCGCGGGCAGGAGAAGGGACCCGGGTACCCGCAGGCCGAGAGCGTCCTGGGGGACGCCATGCTGAGGTTCGGACGGGAGTTGGGGGAGGAGTCTAGCTTCG GTTTGGCGCTGGTCGATGCCAGCGAGGCGATGAAGGAGCTCGGGGAGGTGAAAGACGCTCTGGACATGGAGGTCAAGCAGAACTTCATCGACCCGCTGCAGAACCTCCACGACAAAGACCTCAAGGAGATACAG CACCACCTGAAGAAGATGGAGGGCCGCCGCCTGGACTTCGACTACAAGAAGAAGCGCCAGGGCAAAGGTCAGGACGACGAGCTGAAGCAGGCGCTGGAGAAGTTCGACGAGAGCAAAGAGGTGGCGGAGCAGAGCATGTTCaacctgctggagagcgac ATAGAGCAGGTGAGCCAGCTGGCGGCACTGGTTCAAGCCCAGTTGGAGTACCACAGCCGCTCCGCCCAAATCCTCCAGCAGCTCTCCAGTAAGATGGAGGACAG GATAAAAGAAGTGTCCGCTAAACCGAGGAAGGAGTACGTTCCGAAACCCCGAACGGTCCTGGAGCTGCTGCCCCCCAGCGAGAGCCACAACGGAGGGATCCACTCGGCCAAGTCGCCCGGAAGATCACCAGGTAGGGAGAGCTTCAAGAcctggagcatagacttctatacaaccagaggagtcgccccctg TTCTTCTCCCCCTCGTGTCTCAGCCCCGTTGGACCAGCCCTGTTGCCGAGCGCTCTACGACTTTGAACCAGAGAACGAAGGCGAGCTGGGCTTCAAAGAGGCCGACGTCATCACCCTGACCAATCAGATCGATGACAACTGGTACGAGGGCATGATCAACGGTCAGTCGGGCTTCTTCCCCATCAGCTACGTGGATATCCTGGTGCCGCTCCCTCATTAG
- the LOC130212256 gene encoding endophilin-A1-like isoform X2 codes for MEKKVDVTSRAVLDIMTKTTEYLQPNPASRAKLSMINTMSKIRGQEKGPGYPQAESVLGDAMLRFGRELGEESSFGLALVDASEAMKELGEVKDALDMEVKQNFIDPLQNLHDKDLKEIQHHLKKMEGRRLDFDYKKKRQGKGQDDELKQALEKFDESKEVAEQSMFNLLESDIEQVSQLAALVQAQLEYHSRSAQILQQLSSKMEDRIKEVSAKPRKEYVPKPRTVLELLPPSESHNGGIHSAKSPGRSPGRSPPRVSAPLDQPCCRALYDFEPENEGELGFKEADVITLTNQIDDNWYEGMINGQSGFFPISYVDILVPLPH; via the exons ATGGAAAAG AAGGTGGACGTCACCAGCAGAGCGGTGTTGGACATCATGACCAAAACCACCGAGTACCTGCAGCCCAACCCAG CGTCCAGAGCCAAGCTGAGCATGATCAACACCATGTCCAAGATCCGCGGGCAGGAGAAGGGACCCGGGTACCCGCAGGCCGAGAGCGTCCTGGGGGACGCCATGCTGAGGTTCGGACGGGAGTTGGGGGAGGAGTCTAGCTTCG GTTTGGCGCTGGTCGATGCCAGCGAGGCGATGAAGGAGCTCGGGGAGGTGAAAGACGCTCTGGACATGGAGGTCAAGCAGAACTTCATCGACCCGCTGCAGAACCTCCACGACAAAGACCTCAAGGAGATACAG CACCACCTGAAGAAGATGGAGGGCCGCCGCCTGGACTTCGACTACAAGAAGAAGCGCCAGGGCAAAGGTCAGGACGACGAGCTGAAGCAGGCGCTGGAGAAGTTCGACGAGAGCAAAGAGGTGGCGGAGCAGAGCATGTTCaacctgctggagagcgac ATAGAGCAGGTGAGCCAGCTGGCGGCACTGGTTCAAGCCCAGTTGGAGTACCACAGCCGCTCCGCCCAAATCCTCCAGCAGCTCTCCAGTAAGATGGAGGACAG GATAAAAGAAGTGTCCGCTAAACCGAGGAAGGAGTACGTTCCGAAACCCCGAACGGTCCTGGAGCTGCTGCCCCCCAGCGAGAGCCACAACGGAGGGATCCACTCGGCCAAGTCGCCCGGAAGATCACCAGGTAGG TCTCCCCCTCGTGTCTCAGCCCCGTTGGACCAGCCCTGTTGCCGAGCGCTCTACGACTTTGAACCAGAGAACGAAGGCGAGCTGGGCTTCAAAGAGGCCGACGTCATCACCCTGACCAATCAGATCGATGACAACTGGTACGAGGGCATGATCAACGGTCAGTCGGGCTTCTTCCCCATCAGCTACGTGGATATCCTGGTGCCGCTCCCTCATTAG
- the LOC130212256 gene encoding endophilin-A1-like isoform X5 — protein MEKKVDVTSRAVLDIMTKTTEYLQPNPASRAKLSMINTMSKIRGQEKGPGYPQAESVLGDAMLRFGRELGEESSFGLALVDASEAMKELGEVKDALDMEVKQNFIDPLQNLHDKDLKEIQHHLKKMEGRRLDFDYKKKRQGKGQDDELKQALEKFDESKEVAEQSMFNLLESDIEQVSQLAALVQAQLEYHSRSAQILQQLSSKMEDRIKEVSAKPRKEYVPKPRTVLELLPPSESHNGGIHSANSSPPRVSAPLDQPCCRALYDFEPENEGELGFKEADVITLTNQIDDNWYEGMINGQSGFFPISYVDILVPLPH, from the exons ATGGAAAAG AAGGTGGACGTCACCAGCAGAGCGGTGTTGGACATCATGACCAAAACCACCGAGTACCTGCAGCCCAACCCAG CGTCCAGAGCCAAGCTGAGCATGATCAACACCATGTCCAAGATCCGCGGGCAGGAGAAGGGACCCGGGTACCCGCAGGCCGAGAGCGTCCTGGGGGACGCCATGCTGAGGTTCGGACGGGAGTTGGGGGAGGAGTCTAGCTTCG GTTTGGCGCTGGTCGATGCCAGCGAGGCGATGAAGGAGCTCGGGGAGGTGAAAGACGCTCTGGACATGGAGGTCAAGCAGAACTTCATCGACCCGCTGCAGAACCTCCACGACAAAGACCTCAAGGAGATACAG CACCACCTGAAGAAGATGGAGGGCCGCCGCCTGGACTTCGACTACAAGAAGAAGCGCCAGGGCAAAGGTCAGGACGACGAGCTGAAGCAGGCGCTGGAGAAGTTCGACGAGAGCAAAGAGGTGGCGGAGCAGAGCATGTTCaacctgctggagagcgac ATAGAGCAGGTGAGCCAGCTGGCGGCACTGGTTCAAGCCCAGTTGGAGTACCACAGCCGCTCCGCCCAAATCCTCCAGCAGCTCTCCAGTAAGATGGAGGACAG GATAAAAGAAGTGTCCGCTAAACCGAGGAAGGAGTACGTTCCGAAACCCCGAACGGTCCTGGAGCTGCTGCCCCCCAGCGAGAGCCACAACGGAGGGATCCACTCGGCCAA TTCTTCTCCCCCTCGTGTCTCAGCCCCGTTGGACCAGCCCTGTTGCCGAGCGCTCTACGACTTTGAACCAGAGAACGAAGGCGAGCTGGGCTTCAAAGAGGCCGACGTCATCACCCTGACCAATCAGATCGATGACAACTGGTACGAGGGCATGATCAACGGTCAGTCGGGCTTCTTCCCCATCAGCTACGTGGATATCCTGGTGCCGCTCCCTCATTAG